From the genome of Bacteroides sp. MSB163, one region includes:
- a CDS encoding SusC/RagA family TonB-linked outer membrane protein: MKNILYQESIVEIKHLFHIMKITALALFIFAGTAFATESYSQVMKVTVVADKISTGKIINEIEKQTDYLFVYNVNEVNLKRTVQVNAENKSVAEVLNTVFAGTDIYYAMEGKNIMLMSKAKDIAQQSNKITGIIKDQEGEPIIGANITVKGQSIGTITDIDGRFVLEASANAIIQISYIGYVSQEVNIENKKNLNIILKEDTEMLDEVVVIGYGTMKKKDLTGAVSQVRPAELSNEAPKTVQDVLRGTAGLRIGFDGSAKGGGSMQVRGQRSVYSDGGHNDPLIILDGMIFYGELSEINPNDISQIDVLKDASSAAVYGAKAANGVVIVTTKKGRSEKPVINFSANVGFVTIGDNRKVYDADGYLKYREDFYITDTYGVNPQTGKYEAYQTGNTPSGYYNRPTEANLNKHGITLDAWKAQTKQDESMSIEEIWGRRLGLQASDITLNNFLLGRTFDWYDHSFHTGLNQDYNVSVSGNSKKVNYYISLGYLSNEGVARGNEYSAVRSNIKLDTQITPWLSVGANINFQNRTDGDIATNWESQILDNSPFTTPYGDNGELVPHPMGENAYWKGYNFDYDRQYMDLDRGYMVLNSILNSKVTLPFGITYQFNVAPRYQYYHNRYYQSSQHPDWQAETHNRVTRNQGKRFDWSLNNTITWDYTWAKKHHTILTLVQEAEERQSWADEIIARNILPSEALGLHGTANGDKNLSSFSSTDTRETACGYLARLFYSYNDTYMATFSFRRDGYSAFGTTNPYANFFSGALAWTFTNEKFWAWKPLSSGKLRLSFGQNGNRSLADSYLALANLSLGKYTQGYINAASGALMDLKYLFVSRLANPNLQWEKTTSWNIGLDLGFLNNRINASLEYYVMPTTDMIMNQSLPSFTGFNSITTNLGRIENRGFELSINSRNIEKENFKWETGFTLSVNKNTIKKLYGESETIIDAAGNTTTKERDDVTNGWFIGHPVSAIWDYKVTGIWQKDEVEEAAKYGQRPGDPKVQNIYTADDKVNADGSVTPVYNNKDKQFMGETTPPVHWSLRNNFTIYKNWSFSFNMYSYMGHKSLDTNYLNNDNSYSQITNCRNVYTKKYWTVDNPTNTYARLSAQGPTGISAPARVIDRSFIRLENISVAYNIPQEFLEKYKILNAKVFATVRNVATWSKEWEYGDPETGGLAPRTYSLGINLTF, from the coding sequence ACAGCCTTAGCCCTGTTTATATTTGCCGGGACGGCTTTTGCCACGGAATCTTATTCACAGGTAATGAAAGTGACTGTTGTGGCAGATAAAATATCAACAGGTAAAATAATTAATGAGATAGAAAAACAAACTGATTATTTGTTTGTATACAATGTGAACGAAGTTAACCTCAAACGTACTGTTCAAGTAAATGCAGAGAACAAATCGGTAGCTGAAGTTTTGAATACAGTGTTCGCAGGTACTGATATTTATTATGCCATGGAAGGTAAGAATATCATGCTGATGAGCAAAGCGAAGGATATAGCCCAACAGAGCAATAAAATAACAGGTATAATAAAGGACCAAGAGGGTGAGCCGATTATCGGTGCCAATATAACAGTGAAAGGTCAGTCAATAGGTACAATTACAGATATAGATGGACGATTCGTGCTAGAAGCTTCAGCTAATGCGATAATACAAATTTCTTATATCGGATATGTCTCACAAGAAGTAAACATAGAAAACAAAAAAAATCTCAATATCATTCTGAAAGAAGACACTGAGATGCTGGATGAAGTGGTGGTAATAGGATATGGCACCATGAAGAAAAAAGATCTGACCGGTGCTGTGTCTCAGGTCCGCCCCGCAGAACTTTCAAACGAGGCTCCCAAAACGGTACAAGATGTGCTGCGTGGAACAGCCGGACTACGTATAGGCTTCGATGGTTCGGCTAAAGGAGGCGGTTCCATGCAGGTACGTGGACAGCGTTCTGTCTATTCAGATGGAGGACACAACGACCCACTGATTATACTGGACGGCATGATCTTTTATGGTGAACTGTCTGAAATCAACCCTAACGACATCAGCCAGATTGATGTTTTGAAAGACGCTTCTTCAGCCGCTGTATATGGTGCCAAGGCTGCAAATGGCGTAGTTATCGTAACGACAAAAAAGGGTCGTTCTGAGAAGCCTGTTATCAACTTCAGCGCAAATGTAGGTTTCGTCACAATTGGCGATAACCGAAAAGTGTATGATGCAGACGGATACTTGAAATATCGCGAAGATTTTTACATAACAGACACTTATGGTGTAAATCCCCAAACAGGAAAATACGAAGCATATCAGACGGGCAATACGCCGTCAGGATATTACAATCGCCCCACTGAGGCTAATTTGAATAAGCATGGCATCACATTAGATGCCTGGAAAGCTCAAACCAAACAGGACGAATCTATGAGCATAGAGGAAATCTGGGGAAGACGTTTGGGACTGCAAGCCAGTGACATAACACTGAATAATTTTCTATTGGGACGAACCTTCGATTGGTATGACCACTCTTTCCACACGGGCTTGAACCAAGATTATAATGTCAGCGTTTCCGGGAACTCTAAAAAAGTAAATTATTACATCTCATTGGGCTATCTTTCAAACGAAGGTGTAGCAAGAGGTAATGAATATAGTGCAGTACGTTCAAATATCAAACTTGATACCCAAATAACCCCTTGGCTCAGTGTGGGTGCCAACATCAATTTTCAGAATCGTACGGATGGGGATATTGCAACCAACTGGGAAAGCCAAATATTGGATAACAGTCCATTTACTACACCATATGGCGACAACGGAGAGTTAGTACCCCACCCTATGGGAGAAAATGCTTATTGGAAAGGATATAATTTTGACTATGACCGCCAATATATGGATCTTGACCGTGGATACATGGTGCTTAACAGCATACTTAATTCAAAAGTGACATTACCTTTTGGCATTACATACCAATTCAATGTCGCACCCCGATACCAATACTATCACAACCGTTATTATCAATCGTCTCAGCATCCTGACTGGCAAGCCGAAACTCATAATCGCGTTACTCGCAATCAGGGCAAGCGGTTTGACTGGTCGCTTAACAACACCATTACCTGGGATTATACGTGGGCTAAAAAACATCACACGATCCTGACCTTAGTACAAGAAGCGGAAGAGCGGCAATCATGGGCAGACGAAATTATCGCCCGCAACATCTTGCCGTCAGAAGCTTTGGGATTGCACGGCACAGCCAATGGCGACAAGAATCTGAGTTCATTTAGCTCTACAGACACACGTGAAACAGCTTGTGGCTATTTAGCCCGCTTGTTTTATTCATACAATGATACTTATATGGCTACATTCTCCTTCAGGCGCGATGGCTATTCGGCATTCGGAACAACCAATCCTTACGCCAACTTCTTTTCCGGAGCATTAGCATGGACTTTCACTAATGAGAAATTCTGGGCCTGGAAACCATTAAGTTCAGGTAAGTTGCGCCTGTCATTTGGCCAGAATGGTAATCGCAGTTTAGCTGATTCGTATTTGGCATTAGCCAACCTATCTTTGGGCAAATATACACAGGGATACATAAATGCAGCCTCTGGCGCTTTGATGGACTTAAAATATCTTTTCGTGAGCCGACTGGCTAATCCTAATTTACAATGGGAAAAAACCACCTCTTGGAACATCGGTCTCGATTTGGGATTTTTGAATAATCGCATCAATGCAAGTTTGGAATACTACGTGATGCCTACTACCGATATGATTATGAACCAGTCTTTGCCCAGCTTCACAGGATTCAATTCTATTACCACCAATCTAGGTAGAATTGAGAACCGTGGCTTTGAATTATCAATCAATTCGCGTAACATTGAAAAAGAGAACTTTAAATGGGAAACAGGGTTTACCCTGTCTGTCAATAAAAACACTATCAAGAAACTTTATGGGGAGTCTGAAACAATTATAGATGCGGCAGGAAACACAACGACCAAAGAGCGCGACGATGTAACCAACGGTTGGTTCATCGGACATCCTGTCAGTGCTATTTGGGATTATAAGGTTACTGGCATTTGGCAAAAGGACGAAGTAGAAGAGGCAGCCAAATATGGTCAGCGCCCAGGTGACCCGAAAGTGCAAAATATCTATACAGCCGATGACAAAGTAAATGCTGATGGAAGTGTGACTCCGGTTTACAACAATAAAGACAAGCAATTTATGGGTGAAACCACGCCTCCTGTACATTGGTCACTGAGAAATAACTTCACTATTTATAAGAATTGGAGTTTTTCATTCAATATGTATTCATATATGGGGCACAAAAGCCTTGATACCAACTATCTCAACAATGATAACAGCTATTCACAGATAACAAATTGCCGAAATGTATACACCAAGAAATACTGGACTGTGGACAATCCGACTAATACCTATGCACGGCTAAGCGCACAGGGCCCTACCGGCATATCTGCTCCTGCACGCGTTATCGACCGTTCATTTATTCGTTTGGAAAATATCTCAGTAGCTTATAACATACCCCAGGAATTTCTTGAGAAATATAAGATTCTGAATGCCAAAGTATTTGCTACTGTCCGCAACGTAGCAACTTGGAGCAAAGAATGGGAATATGGTGATCCTGAAACCGGCGGTTTAGCCCCACGCACTTATTCACTCGGAATTAACTTAACATTTTAA